A genome region from Thalassococcus arenae includes the following:
- the dut gene encoding dUTP diphosphatase — protein sequence MWDEGADRSLGLPAYASAGAAGADLRANFPDRGAVDLAPGAWALVPTGLRIAVPEGFEVQLRPRSGLALKYGITLPNSPGTVDSDYRGPLGVIVMNAGDEPFEITHGDRIAQMVVAPVVRAAFDLVDRLDDTARGAGGFGSTGVSE from the coding sequence ATGTGGGACGAAGGCGCGGACCGGTCTTTGGGCCTGCCCGCTTATGCCAGCGCGGGGGCGGCGGGCGCCGATCTGCGCGCCAACTTTCCCGACCGCGGTGCGGTGGACCTGGCGCCGGGTGCCTGGGCGCTGGTGCCGACCGGTTTGCGGATCGCCGTCCCGGAGGGTTTCGAGGTGCAACTGCGGCCACGTTCGGGCCTGGCGCTGAAATACGGCATCACCCTGCCCAACAGCCCGGGGACGGTGGACAGCGACTACCGCGGGCCGCTGGGGGTGATCGTGATGAATGCCGGGGATGAACCGTTCGAGATCACCCATGGCGACCGGATCGCGCAGATGGTTGTGGCGCCGGTCGTGCGCGCGGCGTTCGACCTGGTGGACCGGCTGGACGACACCGCGCGCGGCGCCGGCGGTTTCGGATCGACGGGAGTGTCGGAATGA
- a CDS encoding HesA/MoeB/ThiF family protein, translating to MILVLGLAALIWGVGHAMGAPRAARGYMLGLLYVAVLGVQVLFPEGHPLRAATGGSAALWLILGGFVVLVLAYRFGLGRLRSRVEAKEAAEAAPQAGTFSGGELERYARHIVLRELGGAGQKRLKAARVLVIGAGGLGSPALLYLAAAGVGTIGVIDDDVVDNANLQRQVIHRDAAIGTPKVFSAQAMMEALNPYVTVRPYKRRLTRDIAAELFADYDVILDGTDNFDTRYLANRVAVAQGKPLVSGALSQWEGQLSVFDPAQGAPCYQCIFPQAPAPGLAPSCAEAGVIGPLPGVIGAMMAVETVKLIAGAGAVMRGEMLVYDALWGETRKIALKPRGDCPVCGTVAKTGGAA from the coding sequence ATGATCCTGGTGCTGGGCCTGGCGGCGCTGATCTGGGGCGTGGGCCATGCGATGGGTGCCCCCCGGGCGGCGCGGGGCTATATGCTGGGATTGCTCTATGTGGCGGTTCTGGGCGTGCAGGTGCTGTTCCCCGAGGGCCATCCGCTGCGCGCGGCGACCGGCGGGTCGGCGGCGCTGTGGCTGATCCTGGGCGGCTTTGTCGTTCTGGTCCTAGCCTACCGGTTCGGCCTGGGCCGGTTGCGCAGCCGGGTCGAGGCGAAGGAGGCCGCCGAGGCGGCGCCGCAGGCGGGGACGTTTTCGGGTGGCGAACTGGAGCGCTATGCCCGCCACATCGTCCTGCGCGAGCTGGGCGGGGCGGGGCAGAAGCGGCTCAAGGCCGCGCGCGTGCTGGTGATCGGCGCCGGCGGGCTGGGCTCGCCCGCGCTGCTGTACCTGGCCGCGGCGGGCGTCGGCACCATCGGGGTGATCGACGATGACGTGGTCGACAATGCCAACCTGCAGCGCCAGGTGATCCACCGCGACGCCGCCATCGGCACCCCCAAGGTGTTCTCGGCCCAGGCCATGATGGAGGCGCTGAACCCCTACGTGACGGTGCGGCCCTACAAGCGCCGCCTGACCCGGGATATCGCGGCGGAGCTGTTTGCCGACTACGATGTGATCCTGGACGGCACCGACAATTTCGACACCCGCTACCTGGCCAACCGGGTGGCGGTGGCGCAGGGCAAGCCGCTGGTGTCCGGTGCGCTGAGCCAATGGGAGGGACAGCTGTCGGTGTTCGATCCGGCGCAGGGCGCGCCGTGCTACCAGTGCATTTTCCCGCAGGCGCCCGCGCCGGGCCTGGCGCCGTCCTGCGCCGAGGCCGGGGTGATCGGCCCGCTGCCCGGGGTGATCGGTGCGATGATGGCGGTCGAGACGGTCAAGCTGATCGCCGGGGCCGGTGCCGTCATGCGCGGCGAGATGCTGGTCTATGACGCGCTGTGGGGCGAGACCCGCAAGATCGCGCTCAAGCCCCGCGGCGATTGCCCGGTCTGCGGGACGGTTGCGAAGACCGGCGGTGCGGCCTAG
- a CDS encoding glutathione S-transferase, whose amino-acid sequence MTDTLFLGDYAYSSWSMRVGLLVDRFAIPVARRDVDFNAAKVSDQMLRAAPPARTVPTLVTADGAVIWDSLAIAEELASRFPDKPLWPADPVLRATARSLAAEMHSGFSALRGDCPMHLRTAYKGFQPSDAVRADLARIETIWSFALDRSGGPWLCGGYSIADACFAPVAARIATYDLPVGDTARAYAAAHLADPAFRRWRATGLVKGQTLPWYDRPFATRPWPGPEPLAARATETGTPENAACPYSGKPVAHLMETGGRVFGFCNPLCRDKTAVDPMAWPAFAALLDTPPSSL is encoded by the coding sequence ATGACCGACACCCTCTTCCTCGGCGATTACGCCTATTCCAGCTGGTCGATGCGCGTGGGCCTGCTGGTCGACCGCTTCGCCATTCCCGTCGCCCGGCGCGACGTGGATTTCAACGCCGCCAAGGTTTCCGACCAGATGTTGCGGGCCGCCCCGCCCGCCCGCACCGTGCCCACCCTCGTCACCGCCGACGGCGCGGTGATCTGGGACAGCCTGGCGATCGCCGAGGAACTGGCCAGCCGCTTTCCCGACAAACCGCTCTGGCCCGCCGACCCGGTGCTGCGCGCCACCGCCCGCAGCCTGGCGGCGGAAATGCATTCGGGCTTTTCCGCCCTGCGCGGCGATTGCCCGATGCATCTGCGCACGGCCTACAAGGGCTTCCAACCCTCCGACGCCGTGCGCGCCGACCTCGCGCGGATCGAAACGATCTGGTCCTTCGCGCTCGACCGCTCCGGCGGCCCGTGGCTCTGCGGCGGCTATTCCATCGCCGACGCCTGCTTCGCCCCGGTCGCGGCGCGCATCGCAACCTACGACCTGCCGGTCGGCGACACCGCCCGGGCCTATGCGGCCGCTCACCTGGCCGACCCCGCCTTCCGCCGCTGGCGCGCCACCGGGCTGGTCAAGGGCCAGACGCTGCCCTGGTACGACCGCCCCTTCGCCACGCGCCCCTGGCCCGGGCCCGAACCGCTGGCCGCCCGCGCCACCGAAACCGGCACGCCGGAAAACGCCGCCTGCCCCTATTCGGGCAAGCCGGTCGCGCATCTCATGGAAACCGGCGGCCGCGTCTTCGGCTTCTGCAACCCGCTCTGCCGCGACAAGACCGCGGTCGACCCGATGGCCTGGCCCGCCTTCGCCGCCCTGCTCGACACCCCCCCTTCTTCTCTTTGA
- a CDS encoding SRPBCC family protein, with protein MVEFTLSTTLNADIETVWALLQKPATMARVSCGWLTFTPVDPPSLPEHWPEQDADFLVRPRAFGVIPLGQQVIATRRPPVAPPKRALRDAGRGSLVKTWDHWIFVEPEGDNRCRYSDHLVLDAGWLTPVVALWARGFYRHRQGNWHRLLAEQAAEAR; from the coding sequence ATGGTCGAGTTCACACTGTCCACAACGCTGAATGCCGATATCGAAACTGTCTGGGCACTTCTGCAAAAACCCGCAACCATGGCCCGCGTTTCGTGCGGCTGGCTGACATTCACACCCGTCGATCCGCCCAGCCTGCCCGAGCACTGGCCCGAGCAAGACGCCGATTTCCTCGTGCGTCCGCGGGCCTTTGGCGTGATCCCCCTGGGACAACAGGTCATCGCGACACGCCGGCCCCCAGTCGCGCCACCAAAGCGGGCCCTGCGTGACGCCGGTCGCGGCAGTCTCGTCAAGACCTGGGATCATTGGATCTTTGTCGAGCCGGAAGGTGACAACCGCTGCCGGTACAGCGATCATCTTGTCCTGGATGCCGGTTGGCTGACACCGGTGGTCGCGCTCTGGGCGCGTGGTTTCTATCGTCACCGACAAGGAAACTGGCACAGGCTGCTGGCAGAGCAGGCCGCGGAAGCGCGCTAG
- a CDS encoding ChaN family lipoprotein → MRHFIFAIAISAPAASVAGGVFDGAEVVFLGEQHDNATHHQVQAEIVAELNPPALVFEMLTPEQAARVTPALISDEAALEAALGWNASGWPDFAMYYPIFAAAPEARVFGAAVPRDAAGRVRDEGIVAVFGPGARDYGLTDALEPGQQAAQEQLQFEAHCNAMPEEMLPMMVDIQRLRDARLAQEAARAFADEGGPVVVITGNGHARKDWGAPVYLDRVLPGLRIVSLGQGEEAYGDPAGEFDLVKVGPDTDRGDPCEAFR, encoded by the coding sequence ATGAGGCATTTCATTTTCGCAATCGCGATCAGCGCCCCCGCCGCGAGCGTCGCCGGGGGCGTTTTCGATGGCGCCGAGGTCGTGTTCCTGGGCGAACAGCACGACAACGCCACCCACCACCAGGTGCAGGCCGAAATCGTCGCCGAGTTGAACCCGCCGGCGCTGGTGTTCGAGATGCTGACGCCCGAGCAGGCGGCGCGGGTGACCCCGGCGCTGATCTCCGACGAGGCTGCACTGGAGGCGGCGTTGGGCTGGAATGCCAGCGGCTGGCCGGATTTCGCGATGTATTACCCGATCTTCGCCGCCGCGCCCGAAGCGCGGGTCTTTGGCGCCGCGGTGCCGCGCGATGCGGCGGGCCGCGTGCGCGACGAGGGCATCGTGGCGGTGTTCGGCCCGGGGGCGCGGGATTACGGGTTGACCGATGCGTTGGAGCCCGGTCAGCAGGCGGCGCAGGAACAGCTGCAATTCGAGGCGCATTGCAATGCGATGCCCGAGGAGATGCTGCCGATGATGGTCGATATCCAGCGGTTGCGCGATGCCCGGCTGGCACAGGAGGCGGCGCGCGCTTTCGCCGATGAAGGCGGGCCGGTTGTGGTCATCACCGGCAACGGCCATGCGCGCAAGGATTGGGGCGCGCCGGTCTACCTGGACCGGGTGTTGCCGGGATTACGGATCGTGTCTCTGGGTCAGGGCGAAGAAGCCTATGGCGACCCGGCGGGCGAGTTCGACCTTGTCAAGGTCGGCCCCGATACCGACCGGGGCGATCCCTGCGAGGCGTTCCGCTAG
- a CDS encoding M3 family metallopeptidase: MTNPLLGPWDTPFGLPPFSRIADDDFAPAFDAAMAEDLAETQAVADNPEPPTFANTIEGLMRTGAALDRVAGAFFSVAGADSNEAREAIMRDYAPKLSAHASAIYSNRKLFDRIRAVWEARDSLDLTDEQQRVLMLMHRNFVRAGAALEGDDSDRMTAIKNRLAELGTAFTQNLLADERAWTLPLSETDMDGLPDFVARACKAAGAERGIGPVVTLSRSVIVPFLQFSPRRDLREQAWRAWGARGANGGKTDNRAIAAETLRLREERARLLGYADFAAFKLETEMAGNAGRVRDLLMQVWEPAKARAEEDAAVLAEMMRADGINDALRPWDWRYYAEKRRKAEHDLDEAELKPYLQLDRMIEAAFDCATRLFGLSFAPLEAELYHPDCRAWEVKRGGQTIAVFIGDYFARASKRSGAWCSAIRGQRKFPDRQIPLVVNVCNFAKGDPALLSYDDARTLFHEFGHALHQMLSDVTYDMISGTSVARDFVELPSQLFEHWLEVPEVLDRFATHAETGQPMPAAMRDKVLGAANFDMGFQTVEYVASALVDLAFHDGAAPADPMETQARVLTGIGMPDAIGMRHATPHFAHVFAGDGYSSGYYSYMWSEVMDADAFAAFEETGDPFHAETAKRLEAHILSRGGSVEAQDLYMAFRGRMPGVDALLKGRGLTA, from the coding sequence ATGACCAACCCGTTGCTCGGCCCCTGGGATACGCCCTTTGGATTGCCGCCGTTTTCGCGGATCGCAGACGATGATTTCGCCCCGGCCTTCGACGCCGCCATGGCCGAGGACCTGGCCGAGACGCAGGCAGTCGCGGACAACCCCGAGCCGCCGACATTCGCCAACACGATCGAGGGGCTGATGCGCACCGGCGCGGCGCTGGACCGGGTGGCGGGGGCGTTCTTTTCCGTCGCGGGGGCCGACAGCAACGAGGCGCGCGAGGCGATCATGCGGGATTACGCGCCGAAGCTGTCGGCGCACGCATCGGCGATCTATTCCAACCGCAAGCTCTTCGACCGCATCCGCGCGGTCTGGGAGGCGCGCGACAGCCTTGATCTGACCGACGAACAGCAGCGCGTGCTGATGCTGATGCATCGCAATTTCGTCCGCGCGGGCGCCGCGCTCGAGGGCGATGACAGCGACCGGATGACCGCGATCAAGAACCGCCTCGCAGAGCTTGGCACCGCCTTCACCCAGAACCTGCTGGCCGATGAACGCGCATGGACGCTGCCGCTGTCCGAGACCGATATGGACGGCCTGCCGGATTTCGTGGCCCGCGCCTGCAAGGCAGCCGGCGCCGAACGCGGCATCGGGCCGGTGGTGACGCTGTCGCGCTCGGTCATCGTGCCGTTCCTGCAATTCTCGCCGCGCCGCGACCTGCGCGAACAGGCCTGGCGGGCCTGGGGCGCGCGCGGCGCCAATGGCGGCAAGACCGACAACCGCGCCATCGCCGCGGAAACGCTGCGCCTGCGCGAGGAACGCGCCCGGCTGCTGGGCTATGCCGATTTCGCGGCCTTCAAGCTGGAAACCGAGATGGCCGGCAATGCCGGGCGGGTCCGCGACCTGCTGATGCAGGTCTGGGAACCGGCCAAGGCGCGGGCCGAAGAAGACGCCGCCGTCTTGGCCGAAATGATGCGCGCGGACGGCATCAACGACGCGCTGCGGCCGTGGGACTGGCGCTACTACGCGGAAAAGCGGCGCAAGGCCGAACACGATCTCGACGAGGCCGAACTGAAACCCTACCTGCAGCTCGACCGGATGATCGAGGCGGCGTTCGACTGCGCGACCCGCTTGTTCGGCCTGTCCTTCGCACCGCTCGAGGCCGAACTCTACCACCCCGATTGCCGGGCATGGGAGGTCAAGCGCGGCGGCCAGACCATCGCGGTCTTCATCGGCGATTATTTCGCCCGCGCCTCGAAACGCTCGGGCGCCTGGTGTTCGGCGATCCGCGGCCAGCGCAAGTTCCCCGACCGCCAGATCCCGCTGGTGGTCAATGTCTGTAATTTCGCCAAGGGCGATCCGGCGCTGCTGTCCTACGACGATGCGCGCACGCTGTTCCACGAATTCGGCCACGCGTTGCACCAGATGCTGTCGGACGTGACCTATGACATGATCTCGGGCACCTCGGTGGCGCGCGATTTCGTCGAATTGCCCAGCCAGCTTTTCGAACACTGGCTGGAAGTGCCCGAGGTGCTCGACCGCTTCGCGACCCATGCCGAGACCGGGCAGCCGATGCCGGCGGCGATGCGCGACAAGGTGCTGGGGGCGGCGAATTTCGACATGGGGTTCCAGACCGTGGAATACGTCGCTTCGGCGCTGGTGGACCTGGCCTTCCATGACGGCGCCGCACCTGCCGATCCGATGGAGACGCAGGCCCGGGTGCTGACCGGGATCGGCATGCCCGACGCCATCGGCATGCGCCACGCCACGCCGCATTTCGCCCATGTCTTTGCCGGCGACGGCTATTCCAGCGGCTATTACAGCTACATGTGGTCCGAGGTGATGGATGCCGACGCCTTCGCCGCCTTCGAGGAGACCGGCGATCCGTTCCATGCCGAAACCGCCAAACGGCTCGAAGCGCATATCCTGTCGCGCGGCGGATCGGTCGAGGCGCAGGACCTCTACATGGCGTTCCGCGGTCGCATGCCCGGGGTCGATGCGCTGCTGAAGGGTCGGGGATTGACGGCCTGA
- a CDS encoding TraB/GumN family protein has translation MRLLVLAIAWIATALPALAACDGRDLRPSLTQQQRATLQAALADTPYPQGNHWRATRGSEVLHLIGTIHLDDPRLDAPTARLRPLIETADRLLLEMTSAEEAELARALQSRPDLLLLPDTTLPEILPEEDWQRLAEAMRARNLPPFMAAKFQPWYVSMLLSVPPCLMAQLTGGAGAGGLDKRLTDIAAAAGVPMQALEPFDTAFRAFNAAPRETQIAMMRLSIGDPAATEDQFATLQAAYFDERPAESWLMTAILAPQSTAMDETKIAAVFAELETALLDTRNRAWIPVILQALAETDGPVVAAFGAAHLPGETGVLALLEAEGFVLERLPF, from the coding sequence ATGCGCCTGCTTGTCCTCGCGATCGCCTGGATTGCCACCGCCCTGCCCGCGCTGGCCGCCTGCGACGGGCGCGATCTGCGCCCGTCCCTGACCCAGCAACAGCGCGCGACGCTGCAGGCGGCGCTGGCCGACACGCCCTACCCGCAGGGCAACCACTGGCGCGCCACCCGGGGCAGCGAGGTGCTGCACCTGATCGGCACGATCCATCTCGACGATCCTCGTCTCGACGCCCCGACCGCACGCTTGCGCCCGCTGATCGAAACCGCCGACCGGCTGCTGCTGGAGATGACGAGCGCCGAAGAGGCCGAGCTGGCCCGGGCACTGCAATCCCGGCCGGACCTGCTGCTGCTGCCCGACACCACGCTGCCGGAAATCCTGCCCGAGGAAGACTGGCAAAGGCTGGCCGAGGCGATGCGCGCGCGCAACCTGCCGCCCTTCATGGCCGCCAAGTTCCAGCCCTGGTATGTCTCGATGCTGCTGTCGGTGCCGCCTTGCCTGATGGCGCAGCTGACCGGCGGCGCGGGCGCGGGCGGGCTGGACAAGCGCCTGACCGATATCGCCGCGGCGGCGGGTGTGCCGATGCAGGCGCTGGAACCCTTTGACACCGCCTTTCGCGCCTTCAACGCCGCGCCGCGCGAGACCCAGATCGCCATGATGCGGCTGTCGATCGGCGACCCGGCCGCGACCGAAGACCAGTTCGCCACCTTGCAGGCCGCCTATTTCGACGAACGCCCGGCCGAAAGCTGGCTGATGACCGCGATCCTGGCACCCCAGAGCACCGCCATGGACGAGACCAAGATCGCCGCCGTCTTTGCCGAGCTGGAAACCGCGCTTCTGGACACCCGCAACCGCGCCTGGATCCCGGTCATCCTGCAGGCGCTGGCCGAGACCGACGGCCCGGTGGTCGCCGCCTTCGGCGCCGCGCATCTGCCGGGCGAAACCGGCGTTCTGGCCCTGCTCGAGGCCGAGGGTTTCGTGCTGGAACGGCTGCCCTTCTGA
- a CDS encoding RNA polymerase factor sigma-32, with protein MALDAFNDQTLPRRAMKAELLDAETELKLAYAWRDQRDEAALHRLITAYMRLAISMAAKFKRYGAPMNDLIQEAGLGLMKAADKFDPDRGVRFSTYAVWWIKASIQDYVMRNWSMVRTGSTSSQKSLFFNMRRVQARLEREADQAGEVLDRHQLRQMIATEIGVPLADVEMMEGRLSGSDYSLNATQSTDEDGREWIDALEDDGAQAAEIVEDRHDNAQLRQWLVTALSGLNERERFIVRERKLRDEARTLESLGQELGLSKERVRQLEAAAFQKMRKSLEAQSREVQHFLA; from the coding sequence ATGGCGCTTGATGCTTTCAACGATCAGACCCTGCCCCGCCGCGCGATGAAGGCGGAACTGCTGGATGCCGAGACGGAATTGAAACTGGCCTATGCCTGGCGCGACCAGCGCGACGAGGCGGCGCTGCACCGGCTGATCACCGCCTATATGCGGCTGGCGATCTCGATGGCGGCCAAGTTCAAGCGCTACGGCGCGCCGATGAACGACCTGATCCAGGAGGCCGGGCTGGGCCTGATGAAGGCGGCCGACAAGTTCGACCCCGATCGCGGCGTGCGCTTTTCGACCTATGCGGTGTGGTGGATCAAGGCGTCGATCCAGGATTACGTGATGCGCAACTGGTCGATGGTGCGCACCGGGTCGACCAGCAGCCAGAAGTCGCTGTTTTTCAACATGCGGCGCGTCCAGGCGCGGCTGGAGCGCGAGGCCGACCAGGCCGGCGAGGTGCTGGACCGGCACCAGCTGCGCCAGATGATCGCCACCGAGATCGGCGTGCCGCTGGCGGATGTCGAGATGATGGAGGGCCGGCTGTCGGGCAGCGACTATTCGCTGAATGCCACCCAGTCGACCGACGAGGATGGGCGTGAATGGATCGACGCGCTGGAGGATGACGGCGCGCAGGCCGCCGAGATCGTCGAGGACCGCCACGACAATGCGCAGCTGCGGCAATGGCTGGTCACGGCGCTGTCGGGTCTGAACGAGCGCGAGCGGTTCATCGTGCGCGAGCGCAAGCTGCGGGACGAAGCGCGGACGCTGGAAAGCCTGGGCCAGGAGCTTGGCCTGTCGAAGGAACGCGTGCGCCAGCTGGAAGCGGCGGCGTTCCAGAAGATGCGCAAGTCGCTTGAAGCCCAGAGCCGCGAGGTGCAACACTTCCTGGCATGA
- the coaBC gene encoding bifunctional phosphopantothenoylcysteine decarboxylase/phosphopantothenate--cysteine ligase CoaBC produces the protein MLAKKRILLIIGGGIAAYKVLDLIRRLRERGAAVTPVMTRAAGEFVTPLSVSALAGEKVYTDLFDLTDEAEMGHIQLSRVADLVLVAPATADLMAKMAGGHADDLASTLLMATDTPVMIAPAMNVRMWEHAATRRNLAVLQGDGVRVVGPNEGDMACGEYGPGRMAEPLEIVAAIEAALADGPLKGKRVVVTSGPTHEPIDPVRYIANRSSGAQGTALAEALRDLGAAVVFVTGPAVAARPAGVEVIEVETAVEMRAAVLGALPADAAVFAAAVADWRVENAAASKMKKIAGKLPALSFTENPDILAEVAQLRDGRPGLVVGFAAETDDVVAHASAKRQRKGCDWIVANDVRPETGIMGGSENAVVLITEGGAEEWPRMGKRDVAARLAMRVAEALSGA, from the coding sequence ATGCTTGCGAAGAAACGCATATTGCTGATCATCGGCGGCGGGATCGCGGCCTACAAGGTGCTGGACCTGATCCGCCGCCTGCGCGAGCGCGGCGCGGCGGTGACGCCGGTGATGACCCGCGCGGCCGGCGAATTCGTGACGCCCTTGTCGGTGAGCGCATTGGCGGGAGAGAAGGTCTATACCGACCTGTTCGACCTGACCGACGAGGCCGAGATGGGCCATATCCAGCTGTCGCGTGTCGCCGACCTGGTGCTGGTGGCGCCGGCCACGGCGGACCTGATGGCCAAGATGGCGGGCGGGCATGCGGACGACCTGGCCTCGACCCTGCTGATGGCGACGGACACGCCGGTGATGATCGCGCCCGCGATGAACGTGCGGATGTGGGAGCACGCCGCGACGCGGCGCAACCTGGCGGTCTTGCAGGGCGATGGCGTGCGGGTGGTCGGCCCCAACGAGGGCGACATGGCCTGCGGCGAATACGGGCCGGGCCGGATGGCCGAGCCGCTGGAGATCGTCGCCGCGATCGAGGCGGCTTTGGCCGACGGGCCCTTGAAGGGCAAGCGCGTTGTCGTGACCTCGGGCCCGACGCATGAGCCGATCGACCCGGTGCGCTATATCGCCAACCGGTCGTCCGGGGCGCAGGGCACGGCGCTGGCCGAGGCGCTGCGCGACCTGGGGGCGGCGGTGGTCTTTGTCACCGGCCCCGCCGTGGCGGCGCGGCCCGCGGGCGTCGAGGTGATCGAGGTGGAAACCGCGGTCGAGATGCGCGCCGCGGTGCTGGGCGCCCTGCCGGCGGATGCCGCGGTCTTTGCCGCGGCGGTGGCGGATTGGCGGGTCGAGAACGCTGCGGCGTCGAAGATGAAGAAGATCGCGGGCAAGCTCCCGGCGCTGAGTTTCACCGAGAACCCGGACATCCTGGCGGAAGTGGCGCAACTGAGGGACGGACGGCCCGGTCTGGTGGTGGGGTTCGCCGCCGAGACCGACGATGTGGTCGCCCATGCCAGCGCCAAGCGGCAGCGCAAGGGCTGTGACTGGATCGTCGCCAACGATGTACGGCCCGAGACCGGGATCATGGGCGGGTCGGAGAACGCGGTGGTGCTGATCACCGAAGGCGGCGCCGAGGAATGGCCGCGCATGGGCAAGCGCGACGTGGCGGCGCGGCTGGCGATGCGGGTGGCCGAGGCGCTGTCTGGCGCATGA
- a CDS encoding DUF2161 domain-containing phosphodiesterase has protein sequence MRRESDLYGPIKAHLTAQGYTVKGEVGAADLVARRGDEVPLIVELKLSANLTLYHQAVARLKITDKVYIAVRRPKGARARRALQENTGLCRRLGLGFITVDDRGRVEVHCDPGPYAPRKSKKHTDRLLREFDRLRGDPNDGGATRHGIVTGYRQDALRCAAYLATSGAEKGALVARATGVPKATTIMRDNHYGWFEKVEKGVYGLTRAGRKGLADWAYSADD, from the coding sequence ATGCGGCGGGAAAGCGATCTTTACGGGCCGATCAAGGCGCATCTGACGGCGCAGGGCTATACCGTCAAGGGCGAGGTCGGCGCCGCCGATCTGGTGGCCCGGCGCGGAGACGAAGTGCCGCTGATCGTGGAACTCAAGCTGTCGGCGAACCTGACGCTGTATCACCAGGCGGTGGCGCGGCTGAAAATCACCGACAAAGTCTACATCGCCGTGCGCCGGCCAAAAGGCGCGCGGGCGCGGCGGGCCTTGCAGGAAAACACAGGTCTGTGCCGTCGGCTTGGGCTGGGGTTCATCACCGTCGATGACCGCGGCCGGGTCGAGGTGCACTGCGACCCGGGGCCCTACGCGCCACGCAAGTCGAAAAAACACACCGACCGGCTGCTGCGCGAATTCGACCGGCTGCGTGGCGATCCCAACGATGGCGGCGCCACCCGGCACGGCATCGTCACCGGCTACCGGCAGGATGCGCTGCGCTGTGCCGCCTACCTGGCCACCAGCGGCGCCGAGAAGGGTGCGCTGGTGGCCCGCGCGACCGGCGTGCCCAAGGCGACGACGATCATGCGCGACAACCATTACGGCTGGTTCGAGAAGGTGGAAAAGGGCGTCTACGGGCTGACCCGGGCGGGGCGGAAGGGGCTGGCCGACTGGGCCTATTCCGCCGACGACTGA
- a CDS encoding DMT family transporter: MPTPPTAPYAAPSPRALNNPRGVALMTLGFFAFAAGDATAKLLTDDLHPFQVVWFRQSGLFLGVVLMLAIRGLHILRTPRPGLQISRGLVAAGSASCFIFAIGHVPLADATAVSFVAPFIVTVLGALLLREPVGLRRWLAVAVGFAGMLIVIRPGLGVFHPAILLVVVAASFFALRQILSRALSGTDSIATIVSYTALTSFAAISLAQPLVWHTPSEPRIWLLIACMTGAAAAGEILVIRALDIAQAVVLAPVHYSLILWSTFYGFVVFADLPDGWTLLGCAVIVASGLYTLHRERRAARRQSSAE; this comes from the coding sequence ATGCCGACACCGCCCACCGCCCCCTATGCCGCGCCCAGCCCGCGCGCGCTGAACAACCCGCGCGGCGTGGCGCTGATGACGCTGGGCTTTTTCGCCTTTGCCGCGGGCGACGCAACGGCCAAGCTGCTGACCGACGACCTGCACCCCTTCCAGGTGGTCTGGTTCCGCCAGTCGGGGTTGTTCCTGGGCGTCGTGCTGATGCTGGCGATCCGCGGGCTGCACATCCTGCGCACGCCGCGTCCCGGCCTGCAGATCAGCCGCGGCCTGGTCGCGGCGGGATCGGCCAGCTGCTTCATCTTCGCCATCGGCCATGTGCCGCTGGCCGACGCCACCGCGGTCAGCTTCGTCGCGCCCTTCATCGTCACCGTGCTGGGCGCGCTTCTGCTGCGCGAACCGGTGGGCCTGCGGCGCTGGCTGGCGGTGGCCGTGGGATTCGCCGGCATGCTGATCGTGATCCGGCCGGGCCTCGGCGTCTTTCACCCGGCGATCCTGCTGGTGGTCGTCGCGGCCAGCTTCTTCGCCCTGCGCCAGATCCTCAGCCGCGCGCTGTCGGGCACCGACAGCATCGCCACCATCGTCAGCTACACCGCGCTGACCTCGTTCGCGGCGATCAGCCTGGCCCAACCCCTTGTCTGGCACACCCCGTCGGAACCCCGGATCTGGCTTCTGATCGCCTGCATGACCGGAGCCGCCGCGGCGGGCGAGATCCTGGTCATCCGCGCGCTGGACATCGCCCAGGCGGTGGTGCTGGCGCCGGTGCATTATTCGCTGATCCTGTGGTCCACCTTTTATGGCTTCGTCGTCTTCGCCGACCTGCCAGACGGCTGGACGCTGCTGGGCTGCGCGGTGATCGTGGCCTCGGGGCTCTACACGCTGCACCGCGAACGCCGGGCCGCGCGGCGTCAGTCGTCGGCGGAATAG